A genomic region of Candidatus Poribacteria bacterium contains the following coding sequences:
- the prcB gene encoding proteasome subunit beta, producing MPTTLDTESSALAGAPHGTTILALRYADGVIIAGDRQATSGYEIADRNIEKVFTTDDHSAIAIAGVAGPAIQMAKLLRTQLEFYEKVEGTVLTLEGKANYLGLMIRQNFPAAIQGLIVVPIFAGYDLRRNEGRIFKYDITGGRYEEAEYFATGSGGKDARTTFKKRYRRRMPLNDALRAAVEALIDASDEDTATGGVDDIRGIYPTIKTVTRDGIHDVGVSDIRQVTEGIRADLRELHAPDDE from the coding sequence ATGCCGACCACGTTGGATACGGAGTCGTCCGCGCTCGCCGGCGCCCCTCACGGCACGACGATCCTCGCGCTCCGCTACGCCGACGGCGTCATCATCGCGGGAGATCGACAGGCGACCTCCGGCTACGAGATCGCCGACCGGAACATCGAGAAGGTGTTCACCACCGACGATCACTCGGCAATCGCCATCGCCGGCGTGGCGGGACCCGCGATCCAGATGGCGAAGCTCCTGCGGACGCAGTTGGAGTTCTATGAGAAGGTCGAGGGAACGGTTCTCACTCTGGAAGGGAAGGCGAACTACCTGGGCTTGATGATTCGCCAGAACTTCCCGGCGGCGATCCAGGGACTGATCGTCGTGCCGATCTTTGCCGGCTACGACCTGCGCCGCAACGAAGGACGCATCTTCAAGTACGACATCACGGGCGGCAGGTACGAGGAGGCGGAGTACTTCGCCACGGGTTCCGGCGGCAAGGACGCGCGCACGACCTTCAAGAAGCGCTACCGGCGTCGGATGCCGCTCAATGACGCCCTCCGTGCGGCGGTCGAGGCGTTGATCGACGCCAGCGACGAGGACACAGCCACCGGCGGTGTCGACGACATCCGAGGCATCTACCCGACGATCAAGACGGTGACGCGAGACGGCATCCACGACGTTGGCGTGTCGGACATCCGCCAGGTCACCGAAGGGATCCGCGCCGACCTGCGCGAGCTCCACGCGCCGGACGACGAATAA
- a CDS encoding amidase produces MTSPVFWSAAEAAAAIRERRISASELCAAYLDQIARHNPRLNAIVTLDADAARVRAHAADRALASGEVWGPLHGVPVTIKDSLEVAGMRTTSGYSPLADHVPEHDATVVARIRQAGAIILGKTNLPPLAGNFQTDNPLFGRSANPWNLEHTPGGSTGGGAAALAAGLSALEIGSDIGGSVRNPAHYCGVYAIKPTDNLVSRAGHIPELPGVLPGIRHMGVMGPIARSVDDLELALTLIAGPDGRRWEVPPVPLIRQETQALPSLRIAWTDTFGLLPTEETRRAITALAVTLERAGCHIERREPAGFDFESCWLAWGELFEAEVGSTMSDEDEDARLDLIGARLDSDDPLARGIARGAHATMRAFASALNRRDVLIGSLEALLGEFDALICPVTATPAIAHQPTGDPIRVDDRGVPYWLAGLAHCTPLNLTGHPAVVLPLTRSSSGLPIGVQVVGRRWGDMSLLAVCRAVDSLIGRVGPPPGC; encoded by the coding sequence ATGACTTCACCGGTGTTCTGGTCCGCTGCCGAAGCCGCCGCCGCCATCCGCGAGCGGCGTATCTCCGCGTCCGAGCTCTGTGCCGCCTACCTGGACCAGATCGCCCGCCACAACCCCAGACTGAACGCCATCGTCACGCTCGACGCAGACGCCGCGCGTGTCCGTGCTCACGCAGCCGACCGAGCCCTGGCGTCCGGCGAGGTCTGGGGACCCCTCCACGGCGTGCCCGTGACGATCAAGGACTCCCTCGAAGTCGCTGGCATGCGCACGACGAGCGGCTATTCGCCTCTCGCCGATCACGTGCCGGAGCACGATGCGACGGTCGTCGCGCGGATCCGCCAAGCTGGGGCGATCATTCTCGGCAAGACGAACCTGCCGCCACTCGCCGGCAACTTCCAGACGGACAACCCGCTCTTCGGGCGGAGCGCCAATCCGTGGAACCTCGAGCACACGCCGGGCGGATCCACGGGCGGGGGAGCCGCCGCCCTCGCCGCCGGGCTGTCGGCGCTGGAGATCGGCAGCGACATTGGCGGATCGGTGCGGAACCCCGCCCACTACTGCGGCGTCTACGCGATCAAGCCCACGGACAACCTCGTGTCGAGGGCGGGGCACATCCCGGAGTTGCCGGGCGTTCTGCCAGGCATCCGGCACATGGGCGTCATGGGCCCTATCGCCCGCTCTGTGGACGATCTGGAGCTCGCTTTGACGCTCATCGCCGGTCCCGACGGGCGTCGGTGGGAGGTTCCGCCGGTTCCGCTGATCCGTCAGGAGACGCAGGCGCTCCCATCGCTGCGGATCGCGTGGACGGACACGTTCGGATTGCTCCCGACTGAGGAGACCCGACGAGCGATCACGGCGCTCGCCGTCACACTGGAACGCGCAGGATGTCACATCGAGCGCCGCGAACCGGCTGGCTTCGATTTCGAGTCGTGCTGGCTCGCGTGGGGCGAGCTCTTCGAGGCGGAGGTCGGTTCCACGATGTCCGACGAGGACGAAGACGCGCGGCTCGATCTGATCGGCGCCCGGTTGGACTCGGACGATCCGCTCGCGCGGGGCATCGCACGCGGAGCCCACGCGACGATGCGCGCGTTCGCCTCCGCGCTGAACCGACGCGACGTGCTCATCGGGAGTTTGGAGGCACTGTTGGGCGAGTTCGATGCGCTGATCTGCCCGGTGACAGCGACTCCCGCCATCGCCCACCAACCGACCGGCGACCCGATCCGCGTAGACGACCGAGGGGTACCCTATTGGCTGGCTGGACTCGCCCACTGCACGCCGCTCAACCTGACGGGGCATCCCGCCGTCGTACTGCCGCTGACGCGTTCGTCTTCGGGTCTGCCCATTGGGGTGCAGGTCGTCGGCAGGCGCTGGGGCGACATGTCGCTCCTTGCCGTCTGTCGAGCAGTCGATTCTCTCATTGGACGGGTAGGACCCCCTCCGGGCTGCTAG
- a CDS encoding DUF4976 domain-containing protein, with protein sequence MNVILISLDTTRARSLSLYGHSNLTSPYLDDLAAQGTVFETCIAPHIPTHPGHTTLFTGKDVLTHQIVTQGGKLNLDEGIHTLAEIMQGQGYFTFAADNLGRWFARGFQLYEGYSWTMRHKAARKAEAVNSTVFRLLDQARAQDKPFFGFLHYWDPHTPYLPPEPWERMFYTGDECDPENRSMDEVYDCEPFKYYFLNWMFKPDADDPDNRAKAKVWTDRNYVNSLYDAEIAYMDHSMQQLWHYLTHHDLMDDTLIVITADHGEELDEHALWYDHHGLYDTNVHVPLVFRHPEYVPFNERRAGIVAHSDIAPTILDFCGLSQVAADERMEGASLKPVIENASDAGSRDAIYMTENGWMRKRAWRTNRWKLIVETGHTPVVYNKTTDELYDLVSDPEEQRNLIDEAPEVAAQLRGELQAFLQRRLSETGLPDPTEEQDITMRKIGNLETAVPRNQVFTKDTET encoded by the coding sequence ATGAATGTCATCCTGATTTCACTCGACACCACGCGCGCGCGAAGCCTGTCACTCTACGGACACAGCAACCTGACGTCGCCCTACCTGGACGACCTCGCAGCTCAGGGAACCGTGTTCGAGACGTGCATCGCGCCGCACATCCCGACCCATCCCGGACACACGACGCTCTTCACCGGCAAGGACGTTCTGACGCACCAGATCGTCACGCAGGGCGGCAAGCTGAACCTCGACGAGGGCATCCACACGCTCGCTGAGATCATGCAGGGGCAGGGCTACTTCACCTTCGCGGCGGACAACCTCGGCAGGTGGTTCGCGCGTGGGTTCCAGCTCTACGAGGGCTACTCGTGGACGATGCGCCACAAGGCGGCCCGGAAAGCCGAGGCCGTTAACTCGACCGTGTTCCGCCTGCTCGACCAGGCGCGGGCGCAGGACAAGCCCTTCTTCGGGTTCCTTCACTACTGGGATCCGCACACGCCCTACCTGCCGCCTGAGCCGTGGGAGCGCATGTTCTACACGGGCGACGAGTGCGACCCAGAGAACCGTTCGATGGACGAGGTCTACGACTGCGAGCCGTTCAAGTATTACTTCCTCAACTGGATGTTCAAGCCCGACGCCGATGACCCGGACAACCGCGCCAAGGCGAAGGTCTGGACCGACCGGAACTACGTCAACTCGCTCTACGACGCCGAGATCGCCTACATGGATCACTCCATGCAGCAGCTCTGGCACTACCTGACGCATCACGACCTGATGGATGACACGCTCATCGTCATCACGGCGGACCACGGCGAAGAGCTCGACGAGCACGCCCTGTGGTACGACCACCACGGGCTCTACGACACGAACGTGCACGTGCCGCTCGTGTTCCGTCACCCGGAGTACGTGCCGTTCAACGAGCGTCGCGCGGGCATCGTCGCCCACTCGGACATCGCGCCGACGATCCTCGACTTCTGCGGACTGTCACAGGTCGCGGCGGACGAGCGGATGGAGGGCGCTTCGCTCAAGCCGGTCATCGAGAACGCGAGCGACGCCGGCAGCCGCGATGCGATCTACATGACCGAGAACGGGTGGATGCGCAAACGCGCCTGGCGGACGAACCGCTGGAAGCTGATCGTCGAGACGGGGCATACGCCGGTCGTCTACAACAAGACGACGGACGAGCTCTACGACCTGGTTTCGGACCCGGAGGAGCAGCGCAACCTCATCGACGAAGCGCCGGAAGTCGCCGCGCAGCTTCGCGGAGAGCTTCAGGCATTCCTGCAGCGCCGGCTGTCGGAGACGGGCTTGCCCGACCCGACGGAGGAACAGGACATCACCATGCGGAAGATCGGCAACCTGGAGACCGCCGTTCCGCGCAACCAGGTGTTCACCAAGGACACCGAGACGTGA
- a CDS encoding LamG domain-containing protein: MPRMRHTVVACAVTYLLGVFAAGAAIDPATAVGVWLMDEGKGGDVPDSGAHKFTGTITGAKWTDGKFGKALEFDGKSWVSIPDAPELQCGKQLTMMAYFYAKDIGDWRQIIAKSDEYLLRIDPPGEGNRMSAFIKVAGNWEPRASAAVPSLKTWIHFAATYDEDAKGGVDHIKIYVDGVRAGQSTRAGKHPVTDKVVEIGRWGGGSYFVGIIDDAAIFNVALDEADIAKIAKEGLSAALRGGLSVDAKAKLATTWAEAKR; encoded by the coding sequence ATGCCTCGCATGAGACATACCGTCGTGGCGTGCGCTGTGACGTACCTGCTCGGCGTGTTTGCGGCGGGAGCCGCGATCGACCCAGCCACTGCTGTGGGCGTCTGGCTGATGGACGAGGGCAAGGGCGGAGACGTTCCCGACAGCGGGGCCCACAAGTTCACCGGAACCATCACCGGCGCTAAGTGGACGGACGGCAAGTTCGGCAAGGCGCTGGAGTTCGACGGCAAGTCCTGGGTCAGCATTCCGGACGCGCCGGAGCTGCAGTGCGGCAAGCAGCTCACGATGATGGCGTACTTCTACGCCAAGGACATCGGCGACTGGCGGCAGATCATCGCCAAGAGCGATGAGTACCTGCTGCGCATCGATCCCCCAGGCGAGGGGAACCGCATGTCCGCCTTCATCAAGGTCGCTGGCAACTGGGAGCCCAGAGCCAGCGCGGCGGTTCCGTCCCTCAAGACGTGGATCCACTTCGCTGCGACCTATGACGAGGACGCCAAGGGCGGCGTCGACCATATCAAGATCTACGTGGACGGAGTTCGAGCGGGTCAGAGCACACGCGCCGGGAAGCATCCGGTGACGGATAAGGTGGTCGAGATAGGCCGCTGGGGCGGTGGGTCCTACTTCGTCGGGATCATCGACGACGCGGCAATCTTCAACGTCGCCCTCGACGAAGCCGACATCGCGAAGATCGCGAAGGAGGGCTTGTCTGCGGCGCTCCGAGGCGGGCTCTCCGTCGATGCCAAGGCAAAGCTCGCGACAACGTGGGCAGAAGCCAAGCGCTGA